The genomic window CCTTGAACTATTAGCTTTTTCAACATCTTTATTGGGGCTTTCAGCTTTTTCAATATCTTGTTCAGTAATTCCTTGGATCATGTCTCCCCTCCCGAATAGAATTCTCAAAATCTTGTTAGTTTATTAAGTCTTATTAAAATGAGCTTTAGAAGTTTTTTAGGGAACAAAGGAAGGAAACTGAGATGAAGACTGTGAAGTGAATGCATagatcgagagagagaaaaaggaagAGTCTTTCAGGTTTAGAAATTACCACGAAGCACCAAGTTTGTACTGGGAGTGATGATAGACACTATAATTGTTAGGTGGGAGAATAACTTCTTAGAGGTGGTCATCTGCTATTTGGTTAGTTGAGAGTATTTGGGCTTGAGAGAGTTAAGAGGTGGGTCATGATTAAAACATTAGTTGTTGTAGCAAAATTGCAATCATAATATTTTTGAGAACAAAATTTAAGTGGACGTTATAATTTGACTGGCCGAAAAAGTGACATGACAAAGATGACTTGTTTTGATAAGTCAAATATGACGTCAAAATCACCAAGGATTCGTTCTCAAGGACATGCTAACATGCCATTTGGGAGATCAGCTAACGAAAtcctttttcatttaaataaagaGTAACCCAATTTCAATTCAATTAAATAACTTGAGAATCAAGTTCTCTATTTCCTACCGAGTTATGGATTAGGAAATAGGAAAGTCCTTAgtatttaggagttatctaaatatcttatatttaaTGTGTTTAGgactttagatatatatatatatatatatatatatatatatatatatatatatatatatatatatagataccgAGTAGGGGAAGTATCACATAAGAGTTTGAGATTGAGACTTGAGAGCTTAGTTTTGAGTGAGTTTTTCTAAGGCAATAAAGAAGAGTAATTTCTTTGAGATCAAGTTACGTTCGATCCTTAAAttctacatttggtatcagagctttagGACGAGATGGGAGATATCATCGTTGCAACCGGGAAGACGAAAGACAGTGGAGGATCCTCTACAATAAAGTGTCCGATGTTGAGCTCCACAAACTATACCATTTGGGCTATCAGGATGAAGCTTGCGTTACAGATACACAAAGTTTGGGAGATCGTGGAAGGTGAAGAAACAACCGAGGGAGACAAAAATTGCATGGCCAAAGCTTTATTATTCCAATCTATACCAGAAAGTCTTATTCTTAAAGTTAGAGAACTCGATACAGCAAAAAAGGTATGAGAAGCGATTAAGACAAGGCATGTAGGGGCAGAAAGAGTCAAAGAAGCTAGGTTAAAACCTTAATGAATCGCGTTCGATCGACTCAAGATGAAGGATAATGAAACCATTGATGAGTTTGGAGGAAATCTTGCTGAGATTTCATCTAAATCCTCGGCCCTAGGGATAAGCATCGAAGAACCTAAACTCGACAAGAAGTTCCTATCAAGCCTCCCTCGTAAAAAATACATCCACATTGTAGCGTCCCTCGAGCAAGTATTAGACCTAAATACTACAAGTTATGAGGATATCATAGGTCGTTTGAAAACTTATGAGGAACGTATACAAGAGAATGAGGAACCACATGAAGATCAGACCAAACTCATGTACACAAACAATGAGGGTCCAAACCAAGAGTATCAGAGAGATTACAACAAGAACAGAGGACGAGGATGACGTTGGAATAACAGAGGACGCGAAAGAGGTTGCAATACGTGGAGAGATCCAACAAATATCACGTGGTATCGTTGCGACAAGATAGGGCACTACGCGACGGATTGCCCTGATCGATTTTTGAAGCTACAGGAAGCTCAAGAGAATACCAATAGTGAGACACATGATGCGGATGAGCTTATGATTCACGAGGTGGTGTATCTAAAAGAGAAGAACTGTCTACCAGACAAATGCGAGGCAAACTCCAGAGCAGAAAACATATGGTACTTAGATAATGGGGGAAGTAATCATATGACAGGAGACAAGAGATATTTTTCTGAGTTGGATAGTTCAGTCACCAGAAAAGTGAGATTCGGGGATGACTCACGCATTGATATAAAGGGAAAGGACACCATATCTTTCATAGATATGAACGGAGAGCCAAGGAAGATGACCAACGTCTACTACATTCCGGAGTTGAGAAGCAACATCATTAGTCTCGGACAAGCAACATAGTCCGGATGTGATATAAGGCTGCGAGGAGAGAATCGAACAATGTGTGACCAACACGGTAAGTTGCTTGTCAAGGCACAGAGATCACAAAATCGTCTTTATAAGGTATGAATGGGACTCAAGGCGCAGCTAAACTTAGCATATATCAGGGAATCAAATAGATGGCATGCAAGACTCGGGCATGTTAATCACAACACGATGAAGACGATGATACAGAGAGACCTAGTCAGTGGAATGCCGAATGTTAATGTCGAGAAAGAGATATGCCCTTCTTGTCTGTTGGGAAAACAAGTGAGAGGCTCATTCCCTCAATCAACTACGTTCCGAGCCTCGAAAGTATTACAGCTGATACATGGAGACCTCTGCGGCCCTATAACACCTAATACACAAGCCGGAAACAAGTATATTTTTGTGCTCATTGACGATCACTCGAGATATATGTGGATAATTTTGCTCAAAAAGAAAAGTGATGCATTCCAGAGGTTCCAGAAGATGAAGAGTATGGTGGAACAAGAGACGAAGGAAACGATATTGATGCTCAGAACAGATAGAGGAGGAGAATTTGTGTCCAATGAATTCAATGCATTCTGCGAAGACTCGGGTATAAAGCAACATCTCACAGCTGCATACAGCCCACAACAAACAGGGTGGTGGAGAGGCAAAATAGGGCTCTACTAGGGATGTCACACAGTATTTTAAAGCATATTCATATGCCAAACTCTCTGTGGGGCAAAGCCATACGACATGCAACCTATCTCTTGAACATGATATTGACGAGAGTACTCAATGATCAGACGCCACACGAAGTCTTCCGATCAAAGAAACCTAACATCCAACATCTACGCATCTTTGGTTGCATAGGATATGCACAAGTCGAGAATGTGCATCTTAAAAAGCTCGACGACAGATCACATATGCTTGTACATCTGGGCACAGAGCCTGGATCAAAAGCATATCGACTGTTGGATCCTGAGAGACAAAAGATAGTCGTCAGCCAAGACGTTGTGTTTGATGAATCTAAAATCTGGAACTGGAATAGAGATGAAACAGATCATAATGGCGACTTTAATGTTACTCTAGGAGAATTTGGAAACCATGGCATTGAAGGAATTTGTGTTGAGAACGATCAATTCGTAACAGAAGCTATAACTGATAATGGCGAACCTATCGTGAAGGTTCCCGAAGAGGAGAAGGTCGAAGGAGAGTCTAGTGAGGATGTAGCTGAAGAGATACCATTACAAAGAAGTGAGAGACAAGTCGTGAAGCCCAAATACCTTGAGGATTACGTTTTGCttgcagaagaagaaggagaaaagtTATTATTGATTCTTAATGGCAAGCCAGAAGGCTTCGAAGAAGCAAGAAAGATAACGTAGTGGATATTAGCTTGTGAGGATGATATACAATCTATCATAAGGAATGAAACGTGGAGCTTAGTTGATCTTCCACCAGGAGTAAAACCAATAGGTTTGAGATGggttttcaaaatcaaacgaaacgGTGATGGAAGTATTAACAAGTACAAAGCTCGTTTGGTTGCAAAGGGGTATGTTCAAAAGCATGGAGTTGATTTCGAGGAAGTGTTTGTGCCTGTTGCTTGTCTAGAAACCGTATGCTTGCTTATCAGTTTGGCGGCAACTAAAGAATGGGAGGTGCATCATCTCGATGTCAAGACAGCATTTTTACACGGAGAACTTCAAGAAACGGTGTatgtgatatcactcaaattatcctaaggagtgaattactctctgaAATAAGatgttcagatgtagtacttagggatcgaatccatagagactctaggattacacaatagattatggttttggaataaatctagattaaatggtttataagttttagagcAGTTAATGGAGTGGTGAGCAAGAAGtatattgctcgattgatttttttggggttgttaacagttgggagaAATAGTtagattcaggtatattctcaggtgtgataagtaaaacttaatttgggtttttaggggtttaatattaatcatttttgaattcaaactgtagatataatcaatctgattatctaatatggatctcggatttcaactctcgtatgttaatcacgagaaagtgtcgatcgattattcgttatgaatatcgatcgagaCACCTTTCAAAAAATCGATCGATAGGGCTATCgttgcgtcgatcgatacttcttccagaGAGCTTTACGGATAGGTTTGATCTAAATTCTCTAACTCACTAAACCAACTCTcgtctgtatctagtcagttagatcatgctagttattttcaggtattgagtcaagcaatggcttgatcccaatttatcctaaaatctaaatttaaagggtgatcaatcctaaattTAGCTTTAAGCATAACTGGATGAAAGAATTATATTTCTAAACTCTCTAACAATTGTTGTTGTcagtaatacatttatcaacctattgagaaaccaaaatctaacaataaagactactcagacatattcatggaacacatagttatgatggtctgaataatacttaaacAAAATGAGTAAATAGAGGAAGcaacaaaatgaataaaacaaaggagttcaagatcttctctgttttgcaatGTTGATCTATCTCTCTAATTATAAGCTCTCTCCTTTCAATGGTGGCCTCTTGCTGcctccaaactaggtctaaaaaggtctctaggcaagtctgcctctaaaatgattcaaaaccctaataaatagcctaacaggcggccatGGACTTAACATGTaattattgaaacttttgtgaaattttaattcttctaatttgtcattaactctCGGGTGGCTTCGCCGTTGATCGACATGAAGGGTTCATCATCGATCGTTATTCCTTGGTAACAATTGGTCGATATTCAGACAAATAATCGACCATCCAGCAAAGCTCAGAAAGTCTCCAAAtagctccaaatacatcattttctttCAGATAGTACTTGAACCAGTAATTTctataaatagactctatatagtaataatatatcttaaaacactcataaaccatggttaaaaatgggtaaaatacatggtctatcaactttctccagacttactcttttgcttgtcctcaagcaaaacacaaCAGAGCAGTCTCTCCGAGAGAGGTTTAAAAACATGAGGAACTCACATGATTTATAACtcagaatcatcacctctacaatattgcaatccatatCTTAAAAGTCCTAACCATAAAAGCAATTTacaccatatcctagcttagcaaccaaattcatctagctaGCAACTTAAACAAATTTTGTCTAACATTCCCCTCTGCCAACCTCATTTATTTGcgtaaataaaagtgtaggttTACCTTGGGAATATcaatcacaggatgcaaggatttttaaacaagtatctggatctgcaggtaaaagttagttcctatcttttctctcttctaatttctctctttagtaAAAGTATGCTTATTGCAGGTTCATTGACCAaaattggacaggcttccatgaatcaagccttaatggatGTTGCCACTAAGtcttgttcacttctttttgacctatatccaataATTCATATGAATCaaaccttgatgattgccgccaccaagtcccgttcgaattctttttgttggaatccttacgaagcaagctttaatggttgtagccaccaagtcctgttcggattccacctaactaacacataattaatatcatttttttttttcaatctacctataaatctaAGGTCAAAATAGAGAGATAAAaagtgataaatctacacaagacTTTACCtttcagacttgtttgaagaatccaatcccatgtataccaagccacaATAAAAGCAGTTATGTCAAGTTTAATGTTGGAGGTCaactttggttccttcaaacaatctcagcaagtgtgtgttggggtcaaaattggtTACGATGGAATCAAtatctgaaagtccgtaaaaatcagcaggAACATTTTTACAAAAAGTAATCTTcttaaagaaatctttacgaagagccttgtggtaaaatcttgttcaaatctcaatcgaacaaTTAAATActgattgtccgaaggcaacagacatgtatccaaatcggccatggacaagctcaagtatggccatcggaccatgcacaagccaagctcggtcgctacgtagcgatcgagctcaagccaagctcggtcactacgtagcgaccgagcacgtagcgaccgagctctcccaaAAAGTCAATACGACACAAATCCATgtattctcgtctactctttaatacTATCTCCTGCAGGCCATGGCTAAACCATTCTATGTTTGTCGtcactcgaagtcatcagtcaaactttacgataaaaaccgcgggaagtttgtttttatcgaagaaaccgtaataaacatTTCGAGTCGAAGACGGCCCAAGGAGGCCTAAAACGcagctcgaagcccacttacgatttcttaaaccaaaaacccataagccgtatgacggtttatgcttggttcgtaagaAAAGGATAGATGTCAAGTTTTCGCGGATAAATctgaagtttccgaagataatcacgaagatcgggaaaattggaatatccccattttgagctatgacggcttaggggcaggaagggaaaagcataaaccgacctaggagcgagtatataaggagtcctaggcgagaggcagaGGAGATGACTTTttgagagcaaacttagcacttagagcaattaggcaactttccgtttttgttatttcgagctgcgactcaactaggttctGCAGTCTTAGGTTATTATAACTTGGgaactcgccgacagctcttgtagccGATGctcctaccttgttgtaaacgctcatacgcaaatttggaataagacttctttttgctctctttttacgatttcttatattttcatcGTTTTCATTCTCGTATTCGGATTGTTTGGGGACCTCTGGGATATTAGGGTTTTTCTaaatttcctaatttaaacgaaagtcgacagtgcgaatttcggtttccACAGTTTGGCACTAGAAGGAGCAGGgctacggattactctaactcatagccgcaaaacgcttgatcaaaacaatgtctggaaatacgaaagacaaaatcgcagttcgcaacaacaCTGGTAAGACAACTCCAGCAGCGACTGCTCATATGCATAACCACCattaacattaatttatatataaatattggtcaaataattatatatatatatatatatatatatatatttacatacataaatttatagttttaaaattaattagtttggaaatactaaaatattgtatttgtaaaaataaagattttataatgagaaaatatgaaaacaatgataaaatatttctttagcaacaaaaacaatagtaattattaaacataaacaaaatttagagttgggttaatttttattatttacattgaATTGGGTTACTAATTGAATTTCTtaaaaagatgaaaatcaatactattaaaagggaagtagtcctaaaaaatctacttatacaagGTTGTTGCACCTGTATATTTTTTAGTCTAACCTATTGTATACAACtgaatattaataaatatcccCTATTATATAGCAATTAAATAATATCTTCTAACATTTAAGTAAATCTCACCCACTTTAATAAGATcataacaacatatatgaaatgTTTCAAATGGTTATTTTACTTAAATCAACTTCCTtcaatttaacatatatacatataaacggCACCGAAATTTCAATATGTAGGGGTCATTGTCATATATACCATCCTCTTCCATTAGATCAAAAAATTTCTTACGAGATCaacttttgaaatataaatgagCCATGTCCTATTAAACATTATTGATCAAACCTGAAAAGTATTTTCcacccaaaattttataaaacgaaTCAATGAAGTTTGCTAGGTCTGGGGTTTTTGGACCTAATTaggtatttagaaaaaaaattatttgggtTCGGATTGGTTTCTTTCGGATATGGATGGTTTGGACTCCATAATTCAAATacctataaaatatatgttattttttttacgtAACGGGTATGGATCCGTTCAGATATTTAGGACTCAAATAAAACtcgataaacataaaaatactcGAAACacgaaaaatatctaaaatctaaacaaatacccgaaaaatcagaaaatactCAAAAGACCTAAAATTGTACTCGAAATTTGACCGaggaaccaaaaaaaatacccaaaattgtATCTGAAtacccaaaaatatatttttaaaatttgaatttttactcGAAATCCAAAACTATAACCgcaaattcaaaccaaaaactcaaaaatatatgtataccaAAAACATATCCAAAATACACAAATATATCTAATATACACAAACATTTTGGGTACTTTTGCTCCCAAACAGGTTTCAGACGCTAACAGAGACCCGTATTTCCAAAAACAAATACGTATTTTTCTCTGAACCCGACGTGAACCAGTATTTTCGAgttgattttggtttggtttttggaGTCCATGTAAAATACCCATGCGTACGAGAGAATTACATAAGATTTatacaaaatttcaaataaactaattcatgaattatataaatttttttaaaattagttcttttatataattcgactttgtaacataataatgtaaaacaatcacaaaatactaatttatatcaaaatttgcTATAACAAAAGAACCCGCGCTTGAAAGCGCGGGTCGAAATCTAGTTCATTCTTAAAAACTGTGTAATTGTCAATTATTTTGGCCGAGGAAGAAACAACTTATTCcgtgaaataaaaaatgtatattatgCCTTGTAACTTCTATAAGTTTGATAAATCTTAATGTGGTTCTAGAGTTTGATCCACATCATGGAcatctttttcattttaatttgacAAATCGAAAACTGGTCATTTTAATTTGATAACTAAAAACAGAAATGTTTCAGTTAGAAATcgtcatttaaaatattatagatcttgtttgaataaataatataatttttgttcaaaaaaaaaatatattatttcttaaatATAGTAGAAGTTTGCTCGTTTGTAGGGATATTCAGTTGATTTCTTCATcatgtttagtattttttttaatataaatttcatataaatGTAAAGTAAATTACTAAACCGAATCCAACAAAATATACCATAGATATACAATCAAATATAACTGCatgaaaaatattgttatgaAGATTGCAATTTGTTaataatgtattaatttttttctataagagGTTGTTAGATTAACTAACAAAtcaaatctaatctattaaaagagaagtacaaatTTAAACTGTTCCTTggttttgcaagttatttacaATGGCATGCCACTAAAGTTATTAATTAACCTACCTTTTAGGATTCTTTGTCTTTTCAtctttaat from Brassica napus cultivar Da-Ae chromosome A5 unlocalized genomic scaffold, Da-Ae chrA05_Random_37, whole genome shotgun sequence includes these protein-coding regions:
- the LOC125594291 gene encoding uncharacterized protein LOC125594291, giving the protein MGDIIVATGKTKDSGGSSTIKCPMLSSTNYTIWAIRMKLALQIHKVWEIVEGEETTEGDKNCMAKALLFQSIPESLILKVRELDTAKKMKDNETIDEFGGNLAEISSKSSALGISIEEPKLDKKFLSSLPRKKYIHIVASLEQVLDLNTTSYEDIIGRLKTYEERIQENEEPHEDQTKLIGRERGCNTWRDPTNITWYRCDKIGHYATDCPDRFLKLQEAQENTNSETHDADELMIHEVVYLKEKNCLPDKCEANSRAENIWYLDNGGSNHMTGDKRYFSELDSSVTRKVRFGDDSRIDIKGKDTISFIDMNGEPRKMTNVYYIPELRSNIISLGQAT